One genomic region from Pogona vitticeps strain Pit_001003342236 chromosome 12, PviZW2.1, whole genome shotgun sequence encodes:
- the LOC140702366 gene encoding kelch repeat and BTB domain-containing protein 13, producing the protein MQSELGDRVRIHVEEEFFSVDKALLVEHSEYFRALFQSGMRESTQKEIHLKDLSAVGFSVMLKILERERPILTCEENLKAVECASFLQVKAMAKYLIASINSDNCILLYQAAAMYGLLDLFHKAALYIRDSYAELEEYLDCLSPDLLDYVESLIPSTFVAVGAHTPTFEFLEDLSRTICYLDEENNTWRTLACLPLAASTFLAGMTTLDNKIYIVGGVYGYNKQVVEHSFCYDPATNSWSEFPGPQQLRYDVTLTAQEGHLYAIGGEFEKTPLKSVEKFDMSTNTWSFVSDLPQAVAAVPCAQAMGCIFVCLWKPLDTTIIYKYDTETDEWLPISTLNRSQSYGHCMVAHRDNLYIMRNGPFDDFLRCVMDCFNLTTMQWTSLPGQYMNSKGALFTAVIKGDTVYTVNKMLTLLYTVEDNTWKFKRERAGFPRSGSLQTFLLRLPRTDHSIAT; encoded by the coding sequence ATGCAGTCAGAACTGGGGGACAGAGTCCGGATCCATGTGGAAGAGGAATTTTTCTCTGTGGACAAAGCCCTTCTGGTGGAGCACAGCGAATATTTCCGTGCTCTGTTCCAGTCTGGAATGCGAGAGAGCACGCAGAAAGAGATCCACCTTAAGGATCTGAGTGCTGTAGGGTTTTCCGTCATGTTGAAGATCCTGGAGAGGGAACGTCCTATCTTAACCTGTGAGGAGAACCTCAAGGCGGTAGAGTGTGCCTCTTTCTTGCAGGTGAAAGCCATGGCCAAGTACCTGATTGCCTCAATCAATTCTGACAATTGCATCCTCTTGTACCAAGCGGCTGCCATGTATGGCCTTCTGGACCTCTTCCACAAAGCTGCGCTGTACATAAGAGACAGCTACGCCGAACTGGAGGAATACCTGGATTGTCTCTCTCCAGATCTTCTGGATTATGTAGAGTCCCTCATCCCCAGCACCTTTGTGGCGGTGGGAGCTCACACCCCCACATTCGAGTTCTTGGAGGATCTCTCACGGACCATTTGCTACCTGGATGAGGAGAACAACACCTGGAGGACCCTGGCCTGCTTACCCCTGGCTGCCAGCACTTTCCTAGCTGGCATGACAACGCTGGATAACAAGATTTACATTGTAGGTGGCGTCTATGGGTACAACAAGCAAGTGGTGGAACACAGCTTTTGTTACGACCCAGCAACCAACAGTTGGAGCGAGTTCCCTGGCCCCCAGCAGCTGCGTTACGACGTCACTCTCACAGCCCAGGAAGGTCACCTTTACGCCATCGGTGGGGAGTTTGAGAAGACCCCCCTGAAATCCGTGGAGAAGTTCGACATGTCAACCAACACGTGGAGCTTTGTTTCGGACCTACCCCAGGCAGTAGCCGCTGTGCCCTGCGCCCAGGCGATGGGGTGCATCTTCGTTTGCCTGTGGAAGCCTCTAGACACCACCATCATCTACAAGTATGACACGGAGACGGATGAGTGGCTCCCCATCTCCACTCTGAATAGGTCTCAAAGCTACGGCCACTGCATGGTGGCTCATCGGGATAACCTCTACATCATGCGGAACGGGCCTTTCGATGACTTTTTGAGGTGTGTGATGGATTGCTTCAACCTCACCACAATGCAGTGGACTTCTTTGCCGGGGCAATACATGAATAGCAAAGGAGCCCTTTTCACGGCTGTCATTAAAGGGGACACGGTTTATACGGTCAACAAGATGCTAACCCTGCTGTATACCGTCGAGGACAACACGTGGAAGTTCAAAAGAGAGCGAGCTGGTTTCCCACGAAGTGGTTCGTTACAGACCTTTCTTCTCAGGCTTCCAAGGACAGACCACAGCATTGCAACGTAG
- the UBAP1L gene encoding ubiquitin-associated protein 1-like — MSCLEDIPFRMTISFVDASMGEENFVCAPEIEIPNCEDILMCTMHDFSLEKKVLYWIESASQQETPWYKVTADVVPTAPPCWLLLVDSNESFTDSDKATSSKGKDLTPIQRCVNLVTAAERFSCVKNAGHLAEKLNDDNIPEEQEGSESESCSSSPSAERDEQEEESTPNDIQHLPRALPHFLNLPQCRPKTSPGLRENDCPKPALLKERRSIFLFNNMKNELEGAKKKLAAFMHPLHHSVADHTLASRAFSLHQRSRSSRNLRYGPSSTTSLMGTLIPTPPPTPGCSARPLTAAGFVPPIQRHKPTVASLSPYSCLPPTPRMQRTHDAHRTGRDSTADLLSALSQEERDLIEPVLALGYPIRRAILALQKTGRQSLAQFLSYLSACDKLLKQGYEEAQVEEAMEMFQNSEKKAAEFLHLLAQFHDMGFQQADIKEVLLLCENHRDRALEELMTRTQ; from the exons ATGAGTTGTCTGGAAGACATACCTTTCAGAATGACCATCAGCTTTGTAGATGCTTCCATGGGAGAAGAGAACTTTGTGTGTGCACCTGAGATTGAGATACCCAACTGTGAAGACATCCTGATGTGCACAATG CATGATTTCTCACTGGAGAAGAAAGTGCTCTACTGGATAGAATCTGCCTCTCAGCAAGAAACACCCTGGTATAAAGTCACGGCCGATGTCGTCCCAACGGCTCCGCCTTGCTGGCTTCTGCTGGTGGACTCTAATGAAAGCTTTACGGACAGCGACAAGGCAACGAGCAGTAAAGGCAAGGATCTGACACCGATCCAGAGATGTGTGAACCTGGTCACTGCAGCAGAGAGGTTTAGCTGTGTCAAGAACGCCGGCCATCTCGCTGAAAAGCTGAACGACGACAACATCCCTGAGGAGCAGGAAGGGTCCGAGAGCGAGTCCTGTTCCTCAAGCCCTTCTGCAGAAAGGGATGAACAAGAGGAAGAATCCACACCCAATGACATCCAGCACCTTCCAAGAGCTTTGCCCCATTTCCTGAATCTTCCCCAGTGCAGACCAAAGACGTCCCCAGGGCTCAGGGAGAACGACTGCCCAAAGCCAGCTCTGCTCAAAGAGAGGCGCTCCATCTTTTTATTCAATAATATGAAGAATGAGCTGGAAGGAGCCAAGAAAAAGCTGGCGGCTTTCATGCATCCTTTGCACCATAGCGTGGCGGATCACACCTTGGCTTCCAGAGCTTTCTCCCTCCACCAGCGCTCCCGGAGCAGCAGGAACCTGAGATACGGGCCTTCTTCTACAACGTCCCTGATGGGAACTCTAATCCCGACACCACCGCCCACCCCTGGCTGTAGCGCGAGGCCCCTGACGGCTGCTGGGTTCGTTCCTCCAATCCAGAGGCACAAGCCCACAGTTGCG TCACTCAGCCCTTATTCCTGCCTCCCGCCCACGCCCAGGATGCAACGAACCCATGATGCTCACCGAACGGGCCGTGATTCGACAGCTGACCTACTCTCGGCCCTCAGCCAAGAGGAGCGTGACCTCATTGAGCCCGTTTTAGCCTTGGGTTATCCGATACGCCGGGCGATCCTCGCTCTGCAAAAGACCGGGAGGCAGAGCTTGGCACAG TTCCTCAGTTACCTCAGTGCCTGTGATAAGCTTCTGAAACAAGGTTACGAAGAGGCCCAAGTGGAGGAAGCCATGGAAATGTTCCAGAACTCAGAGAAAAAG GCAGCAGAATTCCTTCATCTCTTAGCGCAGTTCCATGACATGGGCTTCCAGCAAGCTGACATCAAAGAAGTCCTCCTGCTGTGTGAGAACCACAGAGACCGGGCGCTGGAGGAGCTCATGACGCGGACCCAGTGA